Genomic window (Polaribacter batillariae):
GTTTCTCAAGAAAAAATTGGTTCGAACGTTTTAGATGCCATTGCAAACGGAACAACAGAAGGTTTACGATTGGCAGTAAATGTTGGCGCAATGTTACTGGTTTTTGTTGCGGTTATTGCCATGATCAACGGAATTTTAGGAGGTATTGGAAACTTTAACGGAATCGAATATTTTAGTTGGAATTTTACTTCTTTAAATGAAATTATTGCCGCAAATTCATCTTATAAAACATTGTCTTTAGAGTTTATTTTAGGCTCTATTTTTGCGCCATTAATGTGGTTAATTGGTGTAAACTCTGCCGATATTACAATGATGGGGCAATTGTTAGGCATTAAATTAGCCGCCAGTGAATTTGTTGGGTACATTCAATTAGCAGAACTAAAGAACGTTGCAAATGCAGTGCATTTAAATTACGAGAAATCTGTAATTATGGCGACTTATATGTTGTGTGGTTTTGCCAATTTTGCTTCTATTGGAATTCAAATAGGAGGCATTGGTTCTTTGGCTCCAGGACAACGTAAAACATTATCAGAATTTGGAATAAAAGCCTTAATTGGTGGAACCATTGCGTCTTTAATGTCTGCTACAATTGCAGGAATGATTATAGGGTAAAAAAAGTGTAATTGTTTAAGCAGCGTTTAATGGTTTAAACGACGAGACATTTACATACACAATTCAACAATTACACAGTTACACAAAGAAAATGAAACAATACCACGATTTAGTAAAACATGTTTTAGAGAACGGAAATGAAAAAGGAGATAGAACAGGAACAGGAACAAAAAGTGTTTTTGGGCATCAAATGCGTTTCGATTTAAGTGAAGGTTTTCCAATGGTTACTACCAAAAAATTACATTTAAAATCGATTGTTTACGAATTGCTTTGGTTTATAAAAGGAGATACCAATATTAAATATTTACAAGAAAATGGCGTGCGTATTTGGAACGAATGGGCAGACGAAAATGGCGATTTAGGTCCTGTTTACGGCCATCAATGGCGCAATTGGAATAGCGATGATATCGATCAATTAAAAGAAGTGATATCAACCTTAAAAAAGAACCCGAATTCGAGAAGAATGTTGGTTTCTGCTTGGAACCCTTCAGTTTTACCAGATACTTCTGTATCTTTTTCAGAAAATGTAAAAAACGGAAAAGCTGCATTACCTCCTTGCCATGCATTTTTTCAATTTTATGTAGCAGATGGTAAATTATCTTGCCAACTATACCAAAGAAGTGCAGATAT
Coding sequences:
- a CDS encoding thymidylate synthase encodes the protein MKQYHDLVKHVLENGNEKGDRTGTGTKSVFGHQMRFDLSEGFPMVTTKKLHLKSIVYELLWFIKGDTNIKYLQENGVRIWNEWADENGDLGPVYGHQWRNWNSDDIDQLKEVISTLKKNPNSRRMLVSAWNPSVLPDTSVSFSENVKNGKAALPPCHAFFQFYVADGKLSCQLYQRSADIFLGVPFNIASYALLTMIIAQVCGYEAGEFIHTFGDAHIYNNHIEQLELQLSREIRPLPKMKINPKITSIFDFNFEDFELIDYNPHPHIKGKVAI